GCCCAGCAGGCCGAGGCCGATCCGAAGTCCGACATCATCGTCACCACCGGCCGCTCCAACACCGGCACCAAGACCGACACCGACATCATGCAGCTGCCGCAGTCGGTCAGCGTCATCACCACCGAGGAATTCACCGACCGCGCGTCCGTGAACTTCCAGGATGTGTTCCGCTACAGCGCCGGTGTCTCCACCGAGACGCAGGGCGTGGATACCCGCGGCGACTTCTTCGCGGCGCGCGGTTTCGCCACCGTCCAGTATCTCGACGGCGTGAACCGGATGCCCAGCTTCGTCTACGGCGGCCGCCTCGACATCTTCACGCTGGAACGCGCCGAGGTACTGCGCGGACCGTCCTCGGTGCTTTACGGCGCGGGCGGTGCCGGCGGCCTGTTCAACGGCGTTTCGAAGCGTCCGCAGGAGACCTTCGGCGGCGAGGCCGATGTGATCGTCGGCACCGATTCGATGAAGCAGTTCAATCTCGACGTCACCGGCCCGATCACCGATGGCATATCCGCCCGCTTCGTGGGCGTGGCGCGCGATGCGGAGCTTCAGCAGCCCGGCCAGCGCAACGACCGCCTGCTGGCGATGCCTGCCGTGACCTTCAAGCCGGGCCCGGATACCGAGATCACGCTGATCGGCCTCTACCAGAAGGACCGCCTCGGCAGCCAGACCTACCTGCCCATCAGCAAGACCATCGGCGCGGACAACGACAGCGAGAAGATCTCGTCCGACACGTTCCTAGGCGAACCGGGCTTCAACCACACCGATACCGACTACAAGGCCGGCACGGTGCTGCTCACCCAGCGCTTCGGCCCGAACGTGACCTTCAGCAGCAGCACCCGCTACTTCGACACCGATGTCGACTATGCGGAAGTCTATGGGCTCGCCAGCTACTACGACGCGGAACGCACCCAGGTCGCCCGCGCATGGTACAAGCGGCTTGAGCATGACAAGGGCATCGGCACCGACAACCGGCTGCTGGTGAAGGTCAACACCGGCCCGATCGAGCACCAGTTGCTGGTCGGCATCGACTATACCCGCTTCAAGCAGTCCAGCGACGAAGGCTGGGCGTATGACCTTCCGCCGTTCGACATCTACGACCCCGTCTACGGCCAGGAAATCGACGCCTCGCTGTTCTACTTCACGCGCACCACCAACACCCAGCTCGGCGTCTATTTCCAGGACCAGATGCGCGCCTGGGACCGCGTCTCGCTCGTGCTGGGCGGACGGCATGACCGGGCCACGTCGAAACTCAACGGCGAGAAGCTGCCGACCAACAGCGCCTGGACCTTCCGCGCGGGTCTCGTCGCGGACCTCACCGACACGATCTCGCCCTATGTCAGCTATTCGGAATCGTTCCTGCCGGTGTTCGGCCGCAACGTGGAAGGCGTGAACTTCGTTCCGCGCACCGGCCGCCAGTACGAGGCCGGCGTCAAGTGGCAGCCCTTCCGGGGCGCGCTGCTTACCGCTTCGGTGTTCGATATCACGGAGAAGAACGGCGTCACCAGCGACCCGGACAACATCCAG
The DNA window shown above is from Novosphingobium sp. RL4 and carries:
- a CDS encoding TonB-dependent siderophore receptor, which codes for MARLRLTVMSACCGVALLPSAVLAQQAEADPKSDIIVTTGRSNTGTKTDTDIMQLPQSVSVITTEEFTDRASVNFQDVFRYSAGVSTETQGVDTRGDFFAARGFATVQYLDGVNRMPSFVYGGRLDIFTLERAEVLRGPSSVLYGAGGAGGLFNGVSKRPQETFGGEADVIVGTDSMKQFNLDVTGPITDGISARFVGVARDAELQQPGQRNDRLLAMPAVTFKPGPDTEITLIGLYQKDRLGSQTYLPISKTIGADNDSEKISSDTFLGEPGFNHTDTDYKAGTVLLTQRFGPNVTFSSSTRYFDTDVDYAEVYGLASYYDAERTQVARAWYKRLEHDKGIGTDNRLLVKVNTGPIEHQLLVGIDYTRFKQSSDEGWAYDLPPFDIYDPVYGQEIDASLFYFTRTTNTQLGVYFQDQMRAWDRVSLVLGGRHDRATSKLNGEKLPTNSAWTFRAGLVADLTDTISPYVSYSESFLPVFGRNVEGVNFVPRTGRQYEAGVKWQPFRGALLTASVFDITEKNGVTSDPDNIQNQIQTGKVGSKGIELEGTLRMPGDVQVSAAYTYLDAKVLEDTTGREGFQVANLPKHAASIWASKNFALTQDIGARIGGGVRYTGEKVDSFENFTTPSYTLVDAMFEVTYGKWSLGLNASNIFDVQTYTLCNYDPSATEGYCYLGKDRTVMATLRRSF